In Papaver somniferum cultivar HN1 chromosome 1, ASM357369v1, whole genome shotgun sequence, a genomic segment contains:
- the LOC113281908 gene encoding period circadian protein-like → MAERGNLSSPEKASKIRKRKSSKGSETCTSELPYLEKKLLLLAYKEYEHVKDKWSVIKTKSKYSLFSDRDSRVLNLQHMWLMEMGYELVNDEVVCKGICVRSSDGSFVRSAKKGCSGNEGIDGESLSSTEIMKIGELTCNKGTDGELTCNKGTDGKEVFTEEEHLIKHINDYLDTHKKELLGTVETEFSKVKRGVSLVVKDWFHRRGGGGYGDSLSGGGYGSDDRSGGGYGSRGGSGGGYGSVGGGGGGGVGSCYNCGESGHFSRECTQAKSGGGGGGSYGGSGRGGGGGDCSCSGHFAGECPNGGGN, encoded by the exons ATGGCTGAAAGGGGGAATTTATCAAGCCCTGAGAAAGCGAGCAAGATTAGAAAACGTAAATCGTCCAAG GGTTCTGAAACTTGCACCTCTGAATTACCCTATCTAGAGAAAAAGCTTCTATTGCTTGCTTATAAGGAATATGAACATGTTAAAGACAAGTGGAGTGTTATCAAGACTAAATCCAAGTATTCTCTATTCTCTGATAGGGATTCCAGGGTTTTAAACCTTCAGCACATGTGGTTGATGGAGATGGGGTATGAACTTGTTAATGATGAAGTTGTTTGTAAGGGTATTTGTGTTCGATCAAGTGATGGTTCATTTGTGAGGTCCGCTAAAAAGGGATGTTCAGGTAACGAAGGAATTGATGGCGAGTCTCTAAGTAGCACAGAAATTATGAAGATTGGTGAATTAACATGTAACAAAGGAACTGATGGTGAATTAACATGTAACAAAGGAACTGATGGTAAAGAAGTATTTACCGAGGAAGAACATTTGATCAAGCACATCAATGATTATCTGGATACTCATAAGAAAGAACTTTTGGGAACTGTTGAAACTGAATTCAGTAAGGTTAAAAGAGGAGTTTCTTTGGTTGTGAAGGATTGGTTTCACCGTCGAGGTGGAGGTGGTTATGGAGACAGTCTATCTGGTGGTGGCTATGGTTCTGATGATCGATCTGGTGGTGGATATGGAAGCAGAGGTGGTTCTGGAGGTGGTTATGGTtctgtaggtggtggtggtggtggaggtgttgGAAGCTGCTACAACTGTGGTGAGTCTGGTCACTTTTCTAGGGAATGCACTCAGGCTAAGAGTGGTGGTGGAGGCGGTGGAAGTTATGGTGGCAGCGGaagaggtggaggtggtggtgactGTAGTTGTTCTGGCCACTTTGCTGGCGAATGCCCTAATGGCGGTGGAAACTAG